The sequence aaaaaaacaaaaacctTTTTGTGAggtaaaatttattaaaattaaaaaatattggtgaaaaaaaaaaaaaataataaaattttgagaggtgtaattgttattattattattattattattatattaaaatatgagTATTTGGGTGTGAAAGTgtggttatttttattttggggTGGGAAATAGGCCTATTTgagatcaaaaaaaaaaaaattttggttttttttttgattttttttttttttttttttttttttttttggaataaaaaaattaataatttaaatgtgaAATTTAATAACTAAAAATTTAACTAAACcgaataaattataaatagataataaataaataaatgggtaaataaataaatatggcTTTTAGtctaaaagaagaaaaaaaaaataaaaataaattgaaattaaaaatagaataaaataaaatataaaataaaaattagttttggaaattaataataaaaataataataataataataatagaaaaaaaaaaaaaaaaaaaaaaaaataaaaaaaaaaaaaaaataaaaaaaaaaattttctttgaaCATACCTGGTTGgtttattgataatttttttatttttattttattattattttttttttttttttttatatatggTGCTTAAAtgcaaattttttttatgatttaatgaattttaatatttttaaaagtttattattattattattattattattattatataacaaatttaaaacaacagtattttttttattgatgtGCCTGTGTGAAATTGATTAGAGTTTTTtttgatgtttttttatgttctcaaaaaaaaaaaaaaaaaaaaaaaaaaaaaaaaaaaaaaaaaaaatcaaaaaaaaaagaaaaaaaaaaaaaaaaaagaaaaaaattcacTTGATATCAGGAAAATTACCTAcgaacttttttttttttcatttttttaatttaattttttttttttttttttttttttttttgtaaaaagtaaaaaatatctttttttttttttttattttattttatttttattttaatcatttttaatcattttttaatcattttttttttttttgaaaaaaaaggaaattttttattttttattttttttattttattttaatttttttttttcccacaGATTTTCCAATCGTTTtgtgtggaaaaaaaaatcaaaaaattttttttttttttcctatccatttttattaactattcaattaaaaaacagGATAACCTACAAAATTAATTCGTCAACCCAACCCAAAGCCAAACACTCCCACATTACAAGATGAActtcatttttatcatttgttTGGTatgactaaaaaaaaaaaaataaaaaaataaaaaaataaaaaataaaaaaataaaaaaaaaaaataaaaaaaaaaatgaaaaacccAAACCTTTCCGTGTTTGGgccaacaaaaaaaaaaaaaaaaaaaaaaaaaaaaaaaaaaaaaaaaaaaaaaaaaaaaatccaaactAAGGATAACCTAagaaacatttttttttattttaaatttttttttatttttatttttatttttgtgttattattttctgaCACATTtgatcttttctttttcttttttttttttttcttttttttttttattttttatttattttttatctgtCATATTTATCTTCTGTGCTTTCTTCACCACTAATTAATGAGAATAATTTCCATTCACCATTCATATTACATTTCCAAAGACAAacattaccatcatcaccgGATGAAGCCAAGATTGTACCAGTGATATTCCATTCAACACGCCAGACTTCGGATTTATGATCATCCTTACGCATTACCTCTTTTAATTCCATCTTTGATTTATCACTACTGAGTTTCCATATTCTAACTTTATGATCTTTTGATGCTGTTGCAATTAAATGATAAGatctaatttaaaaacaaaaaaaaaaaataataaaaaagaaataaagttAGAATGAATagatgatttttttttttttttttttttttttttattatgtgTGTACAAACCTTCCCATATTTGGGGCCCAACAAACATCATGTATAGCTCTACTACCACCATCAGAAGAAGAAtcgaaattattattagagtagatactattattaccacttgaAACATTGATGCTACTATTAGCACCACTCATTAAACTGTTGCTATTGAGACCACCACTATTGCCActgatattatttaaactaccAATGTTACCATTACCTATACTATTACCTTGAGCACTatttaaaccattatttaatgaaccaccaacaccactaccaacaccaccaccaacaccactaccaacaccaacagagatattattgatattgctattgttaatattatttccaATACCACTACCTAAATTACCcatactactattatttacaCCACTGACACCACCAATACTACCGCCAGCACCACcgataccaccaccaataccaCCACCGATACCACTaccaataccaccaccaataccaccaccactatttaaattactacTTGAAATGGTTGAACCAATTGGATATGCAGTTAATGTATCTATTTGAAGCCATTTTCTAGCAGTTTCACTATACTCCCAAATCTTTATATATGGTTCATTTGAACCAACTGCAATCATTGGTTTATCATATGAACTTGGATTCCAAGAGATACAATTGCTAGTACCTTTTTGTgattcaaattcttcaacGATTGTCCATTGTgataaattcattatatCCATAGCTTCATAGATTCTAATATATCCATCTGATGAACATGTTGCTAATCTTAATCCAAATGATTTTGGTGCAAATTTAATATCTGTAACTGAATCTCTACTATCAACAAGATGGGCTTTCAATTGCCATTTTTTTTGACCTTTTTcatctataaataaaatatttacaaaattaaaaaataattaaaaaataaaaaataaaaaaaaaaatgttagttttgtgtgtgtgtgggtgggtttatttatttatttatttatttaccttCACTTTCTTCCCAAATACAAACTGTTCTATCAAATGAACATGATGCAATTACTTGACCATATTCAGGATGTGCCCATGCTAATTTCCAAACGGAACCTGAATGTGCTTTCCATTCTGCTGATAATTCCCATTTTTGATTGTCATTTTGATCCCAAACTTTAATCTTTTGATCTGATGAGCATGTTGCTAATCTTTTACCATAAAAATCATAACTAACATCATGTATTAAATCATCATGTGCTGTTGAAAGTCTATGAAATACTCTCATTTATCTAtatatggtttttttttttttttttgacttttttttgattacttttacaaaaaaataaaaaaaaaaatattgttttttttttttttttttttttttttttttttttttttcttgatatatatttatattatatatatatgtctataaatatataatagtaaatattaaatatctatggtaattaattggtaataaaaatttcctttttttttttttttttatttttttaattttatttttattttttaatttttttttttttttttttttaaaaaaattgaaaaaaaataaaaaaaaaataaaaaaaaaaaaacttttagtGGAGtcgactttttttttttttttattttttttttgtttttcaatgttttttttttttttttttttaatttttgttttaataccTTCATTTTACCATTTCCaacataaattttttaaaaaatgtttaaaaacattttaaaatcaaattcattattaagaCAATATTCAATTGTTAAAAACAATagatcattttcaaatttatcaaatggttcatcatcaaatagtttttcaaatttaattaataaacaatataGATTCAATTTAGATGGTTCACTAAAATCAATCAATACATTAAAcattaaaaacattttatcaaatgaaactgaaattaaaccaatacttttaattaaagatttaaacttaaatgaaatcaataataataataataataatattaataaaaaacaagaacaagaagcATTAGAAGTATCATCAGTTGTCatcaaaagaagaaaaatgATGAGTAAACATaaacaaagaaaattaaGAAAGAGAACTAGAGCTTTAAAGAAGAGACTTGgaaagatttaaattctttaaaaaatatatattaaataaattaacaaaaaaaaaaaaataaaaaataaaaaattaaaaataaaaaaaataaaaaaaaaaaaactacaaTTAAACTATATGTAGAGATACCtatattgtaaaaaaaattttttttttaaaataaaataataaattatagcCATAATTttgtactttttttttttttatttaaatttaaatttaaaataaagattaaattattactttatttttatttttttttttatttttttatttttttatttttttttaaaaaaaaacaaaaaaagtaataaataataattatttatttaattatttatttttattgataatgCAGGttgatatttaatatatacatTAAAATCTGTACATCCTTTTGGACAAGAAGCGAAAcatgtatttattttaacaTGTTGTCTTTCAATGTGACCATTAGAACAAAGGTAATCATCTGAATTGAAAACTGAAAAATAGAAACTTTCACCATTTGCAgttgtatttattattgttgggTAATCATTTATAAATGCACAATAATTATCATCGACTACAGTTTCACCAGTTTTTGAATTACAACCTTTTCCACCATATTGTTCAACATAAATGAAATCTAGGATATATTCTGAACTTGAACTTTCTTctgtttttgaaatatttataagaaaaataattgatagtaaaattattgataataatttcttaAAGATATAAagtttcattttattttttgattttttgtttgatgttttttttggaatgatttttttttttttttgtaaaaaaaaaaaaaaagtttgattacgtaatcaaaaataaaatagttaaaaaaaaatcttttttttttaaaaatatccagatttaatcaatttcaaaaattcaaGTTTTTAGAagtttagatatttttttaaaaaaaaaaattgtttgaattttgaaattacttTAGCCatagttttaaattatttattaaaataaaaaaaaaaataaatgaaaaaaatgattatttttaataataactaaCTTATtgttaaaaactaaaataatgatatattTCAACagaaatattataattattatttaaaataatttttttggaatttaatCTATTAACCTCTTTTGTCTcacaataaattttaaatagttaaattctaaaaataaaatttttgactaaaaaaaaaaaaaaaaaaacagaactattgaattcttttttttaattaattgttcaaagaaattaatatagaaagaattagaattattctgagaaataattaaaattaatattagaaaacaagaattaaagAAGCAACACACATAAAACTATCTTatccatttaaataataaacttattgtattattttaCCCATTGATAAATTTTCTACATTTAtttaagaataataatataacataattaaattataaataatattatacaGCTAACAACAATACtttctttattataattaatatcaacaataatGCCCACTCCTAAATGATTCCTAGAAATGTTTTTTGGTTCATTAGGGTTTAAGAAGTTTAAAAGGTATATATTGAATAATTTCACCAGGTTTATCAGTTCATCAGGTTTGACAGGTTTATCTGGTTTACCCAAGTTCATTTGATTCAAATTAAATGATAGAGAAAGTAAGgatttttcaatataataATGGTCAATTGTTTGTTAAATTGTCAGTGGTTTTGGAGATTATTTATGTCATGGTGCATATATAGAtatttaatgttttaatatttaattaaaaactaCTTTTATAACTGTTCATATGCTCGTGTATTTTCGGGAATCGAACCCCTGGTTTTTATATCGAGGGCATGAAAATTATACGAGACCATCAGGGGTCGAACCTGAGACCTACCGGTTCGTAGCCGGTCGTTATATCCAACTAAACTATAGTCCCTTTGATGAAAACTAAagatatataataaaaaatatacaagATTATTGATAAGAAAtacaaaaatatatattaaatcattaaccCCCCTCTTTCAGAGTCCCtgtaattatataaaaaataaattgagaTCTTTTATCTCAAAAAGAAGTAACACACAACCGTGCTGTCCAATTCAACAAAAAAGTATGCAATTATAATCAATGATATCGAAGTAATAAGCTATATATTTaaacatataaaattttcatccttggtaaatacaaatattgaAATGGTTATACTACTGAAAAGAGGTTATCAATAAATGCACTTTCAGTTAAGGcaacaaataaaatctataaaATTGACATTtaaatagtattattattaataatttaattgaaaatataattagtaatataattatattataatttaaattacatttaacattaaatgattatataattaataattaaattatttttaaaatataatttaaaacattaaaattacaattaaaatgaatttcatttttaagaaaatttaaatcatttttaaagatCATTTATatgtaatttaattataatggtaatggaCATTTTCTTTGTAATGAATGACCAGGATATTACCAAAGGTTTAAATTAggtaattaattttagtatAAATTACaagataaatatattttgtaatttataCTAAAATGTAcactattttttaatttaacaacaaagatattataaataaatttcagAAGGGTCAATAATCGTATAAAAagtatttacaaaattttaGAGTACCCATGGGATTGGATATACGTGGTTTATTACATCGAGAAATTTTTTCAcactattaaaattataaaaatcatacctaaatttctttatatatttttaattttgaattcttttcataataattttttttttttttgttaacaCTAAccaataattattgtttattaataaattgtaaacaataatatttaataaaaggaaaaaaaaaaaaaaaaaattgttgttatttaaatattaaaaaagaataagaaaaggaataatagtattataatatttttttttttctagaAATttctaaacaattatttatttgaagaggttttttaaaaaaagaaaaaaatcaGAGCATCCAAATAATAACCGCAGTAAGGGGGGGATGgttgttaatattattggtaCAAATTCATATGAggaaatgaattaattgctTAAGCAGTTGGTTGGAAAGCAATGGTATCTTCACCATCGATGATGTAACCGAAAGAGAAGGATTGACCTGGTTGGATGACTGGGTACCATTGGAGTGACCAGAGGTTAGTGGCTTCATTGACTGAGAGACCCCAGATTGAGTTTGGACGATTTGGAGAAGAGGTGAAAGTTGGGTTGGTAACAGTGACTGAACCAGTGTTGGTAATTGTACCACCGAATTGAGAGACAGTTTTACCGTTTTCAAACCATGAGGAGTAACGAGTTTGATCAATCTTTAATGGTGAAGTAGTGTTGGTACAGACACATTGTGGTTTAATGTAATAGATTGAAGTTGGTTTGCTACAGTATGAACCGAACCAGGCGTCAGCTTCAGTACGTAAGACACCACCGATAACTCTTGGTGGGCTAGCTCTTAAACCATAGTAACGACCAAAGATGTATGAGGAATCCATTGGGATGTTTGACATACAGATTTTGCAAAGTAAATCACTGTTGAAGGTACCCCAGACAATGGTTTTGAAGTCAGCCCACAAAAGAGCAGCTGAGCACATGGCGCATGGCTCTATAGGAGTTTGTTAGTTGTTCAATTGATTGATCACATGatcattcattattatttttttaaaaaaaaaaaaaaaaaaaaaaaaaaaaaaaaaaaattagtgtTTGTAgattaaaacattattattacatatTAATTACTTACCACCAGAAGTGTAAAGAGTGTAGTTGGTGAAAGAGGTGATACCGTGTAAAGCAGTACAGTTGTTGATGGCAACGATTTCACCGTGTGAAATGATATTTGGTTTACCAGTGTTGACACCAAGACACATTAAAGTACCATTTTGGTGGTAGATTGAAGCAACGAATTTCTTGTTTTGTTGTTTGGCGATGGCAAGGACGTAAGCCATACGTTCTTCGTGCATACCTAATTTTTGTGGATCGAGATCAGCTGGAGTGAGAACTTGAACGTTATCAGTTGGTTTCCAACTGGCTTTTTGAGTAGCAGTACATTCACCAATGGTTGAAGTGTTTGGGTTGAATTCATCGCATGCAAATGAAATTGCAAACAAAGCAAAGAAGatagtaaataataaagcgattttattcat comes from Dictyostelium discoideum AX4 chromosome 2 chromosome, whole genome shotgun sequence and encodes:
- a CDS encoding hypothetical protein (Similar to Homo sapiens (Human). Sec13-like protein), encoding MRVFHRLSTAHDDLIHDVSYDFYGKRLATCSSDQKIKVWDQNDNQKWELSAEWKAHSGSVWKLAWAHPEYGQVIASCSFDRTVCIWEESEDEKGQKKWQLKAHLVDSRDSVTDIKFAPKSFGLRLATCSSDGYIRIYEAMDIMNLSQWTIVEEFESQKGTSNCISWNPSSYDKPMIAVGSNEPYIKIWEYSETARKWLQIDTLTAYPIGSTISSSNLNSGGGIGGGIGSGIGGGIGGGIGGAGGSIGGVSGVNNSSMGNLGSGIGNNINNSNINNISVGVGSGVGGGVGSGVGGSLNNGLNSAQGNSIGNGNIGSLNNISGNSGGLNSNSLMSGANSSINVSSGNNSIYSNNNFDSSSDGGSRAIHDVCWAPNMGRSYHLIATASKDHKVRIWKLSSDKSKMELKEVMRKDDHKSEVWRVEWNITGTILASSGDDGNVCLWKCNMNGEWKLFSLISGEESTEDKYDR